Proteins encoded together in one Mycobacterium noviomagense window:
- a CDS encoding amidohydrolase family protein, translated as MPSRQLPFPVFDADNHMYETQDALTKFLPDNRKRVIDYVQIRGRTKIVVRGHISEYIPNPTFEVVARPGAQEEYFRHGSGGKSYREIMGEPMKAIPAFREPGPRLEVMDELGVDYALMFPTLASLVEERMKDDPEMTHDVIHALNQWMYETWSFNYKERIFATPVITLPIVERALEELEWCLERGARTVLVRPAPVPGYKGTRSFGLEEFDPFWQACIKAGIPVSMHASDSGYTEFANVWEPGDEFLPFKPTAFRTLVMGHRPIEDAMGALICHGALSRNPELRILSIENGAEWVPHLFKGLKGVYKKMPNAFAEDPIETFKRCIYISPFWEDNFVEVVKMVGSDRVVFGSDWPHPEGLADPLTFVDELKGLDQEDVEKIMGGNLMKLMKVSTPAKQVSA; from the coding sequence ATGCCGTCTCGCCAGCTGCCTTTCCCGGTGTTCGACGCCGACAACCACATGTACGAAACCCAGGATGCGCTGACCAAGTTCCTTCCGGACAACCGCAAGCGCGTGATCGACTACGTGCAGATTCGCGGGCGCACCAAGATCGTGGTGCGCGGCCACATCAGCGAGTACATCCCCAACCCGACGTTCGAGGTGGTGGCCCGTCCGGGGGCACAGGAGGAGTACTTCCGCCACGGCAGCGGCGGCAAGAGCTACCGGGAAATCATGGGCGAACCGATGAAGGCAATCCCCGCCTTCCGTGAACCCGGACCCCGGCTGGAGGTCATGGACGAACTCGGCGTTGACTACGCGCTGATGTTCCCGACGCTGGCCAGCCTGGTCGAAGAGCGGATGAAGGACGACCCGGAAATGACGCACGACGTCATCCATGCGCTGAACCAGTGGATGTACGAGACCTGGTCGTTCAACTACAAGGAGCGGATCTTCGCCACTCCGGTGATCACCCTGCCGATCGTCGAGCGGGCGTTGGAAGAACTCGAGTGGTGTCTGGAGCGCGGTGCGCGCACCGTGTTGGTCCGCCCTGCACCGGTGCCTGGCTACAAGGGCACCCGGTCATTCGGGCTGGAGGAGTTCGACCCGTTCTGGCAGGCCTGCATCAAAGCCGGAATCCCGGTGTCGATGCACGCGTCCGACAGCGGCTACACAGAGTTCGCGAACGTGTGGGAACCCGGTGACGAGTTCCTGCCGTTCAAGCCGACCGCCTTCCGCACGCTGGTGATGGGCCACCGGCCGATCGAGGACGCCATGGGTGCGTTGATCTGCCACGGCGCACTGTCGCGTAACCCGGAGCTGCGGATCCTGTCGATCGAGAACGGCGCCGAGTGGGTGCCGCATTTGTTCAAGGGGCTCAAGGGCGTCTACAAGAAGATGCCGAACGCGTTCGCCGAGGACCCCATCGAGACGTTCAAGCGGTGCATCTACATCAGCCCGTTCTGGGAGGACAACTTCGTCGAGGTCGTGAAGATGGTCGGCTCCGACCGAGTGGTGTTCGGCTCCGACTGGCCTCACCCCGAAGGGTTGGCTGACCCGCTGACCTTCGTCGACGAGCTCAAGGGCCTCGACCAGGAAGACGTCGAAAAGATCATGGGCGGCAACCTGATGAAGCTAATGAAGGTGTCGACACCGGCGAAACAGGTCAGCGCCTAG
- a CDS encoding class I adenylate-forming enzyme family protein, with product MSVGPIAAGVAPGQADGGIPFGTRLQQLAEQLGDERAVVTLAPDGSAHSLTFAELDARANQWGRALAAAGAEVGALVALAIPNCEHLVLAALGCWKIGAVPVPMRWDLPDWERSRVLKVIDPVVVLDDEHRSALASRAAQEPASPLPDALSPMVNGICSSGSTGLPKVILNLAQALWTPEHSVPFMAHWMPVPQPQTILVPGPMYHTNGFAPLNNLLGGDRLVVLEKFDAARVVDAIERYRVTNFTATPTMLARIAALPDIRRRDLSSVAWILQGAAVIPPGLLRTWFELLSPEQVLMAYGMTENLGLTVLRGDEWLAHPGSVGRGFRGTEIRILDEQGRELGPGEQGEIYLRAPMSAGYSYLGGAPPLPSTPDGFRSAGDIGHVDVDGYLYIADRRADMIITGGANVFPAEVECALAEHPDIDDVVVIGLPDPDWGRRVHAVVQPAPSAASLTEQQVIAYAKSRLAPYKVPKTVEFVEQIPRTAATKINRSAMVRERGG from the coding sequence ATGAGCGTCGGGCCCATCGCCGCCGGGGTGGCCCCCGGTCAGGCAGACGGCGGAATACCTTTCGGGACCAGGCTTCAGCAGCTCGCGGAGCAACTCGGCGACGAGCGAGCTGTGGTCACGCTGGCGCCCGACGGCAGCGCACACAGCCTGACCTTCGCTGAACTCGATGCTCGCGCCAATCAATGGGGCCGCGCACTGGCCGCGGCTGGCGCGGAGGTCGGTGCGCTTGTGGCGCTTGCTATTCCGAACTGCGAGCATCTGGTTTTGGCCGCGCTTGGATGCTGGAAGATCGGCGCTGTTCCTGTTCCGATGCGCTGGGATCTGCCTGACTGGGAGCGCTCCCGGGTGCTCAAGGTGATCGACCCGGTCGTCGTCCTCGACGACGAGCATCGCTCGGCGCTGGCATCGCGGGCGGCCCAAGAGCCCGCCAGCCCGCTACCGGACGCGCTGTCCCCCATGGTCAACGGGATCTGCAGCAGCGGCTCCACCGGCCTGCCCAAAGTGATCCTCAACCTGGCGCAGGCGCTGTGGACACCCGAACACAGCGTCCCTTTCATGGCGCACTGGATGCCGGTGCCACAACCCCAGACGATTCTGGTGCCGGGGCCGATGTATCACACCAACGGGTTTGCCCCGCTCAACAACCTGCTGGGCGGTGACCGATTGGTGGTGCTGGAAAAGTTCGACGCCGCAAGGGTTGTCGATGCGATCGAACGCTACCGGGTCACCAACTTCACCGCCACACCGACCATGCTCGCGCGGATCGCCGCGCTACCCGACATCCGCCGGCGCGACTTGTCCAGCGTGGCCTGGATTCTGCAGGGTGCCGCGGTGATCCCGCCGGGGCTGCTACGCACCTGGTTCGAATTGCTGAGTCCCGAGCAAGTCCTGATGGCCTACGGGATGACGGAGAATCTGGGGCTCACGGTGTTGCGTGGCGACGAATGGCTGGCGCATCCCGGCAGCGTCGGCCGCGGCTTTCGGGGCACCGAGATTCGGATTCTGGATGAACAGGGCAGAGAGCTTGGCCCCGGCGAGCAGGGTGAAATCTATCTGCGCGCACCGATGAGTGCCGGCTACAGCTATCTGGGCGGGGCGCCGCCCCTTCCGTCGACTCCGGACGGATTTCGTTCCGCCGGCGATATCGGCCACGTGGACGTTGACGGTTACCTCTACATCGCCGACCGCCGCGCCGACATGATCATCACCGGCGGCGCCAACGTCTTTCCGGCGGAAGTGGAGTGTGCACTCGCCGAACATCCCGATATCGACGACGTCGTGGTCATCGGACTCCCCGACCCAGACTGGGGACGACGCGTCCACGCCGTGGTGCAACCCGCTCCCAGTGCCGCAAGCCTGACCGAGCAGCAGGTGATCGCCTATGCGAAAAGTCGCCTCGCGCCCTACAAGGTCCCGAAAACGGTCGAGTTCGTCGAGCAGATCCCCCGCACAGCGGCAACCAAGATCAACCGCTCGGCGATGGTCCGGGAGCGCGGCGGATAG
- a CDS encoding hotdog fold thioesterase has translation MAAPDEEVETTRGDRFIKTAVEILGETGRTDFTVQEVVARAKTSLRAFYQHFSSKDELLLALFDRTMAQTAQTWRAEIAGMDSCAALKLVVDRISAQPESSTQDSLNRALTLYNQQLAETRPRDYARVVSPLHNLIRDIVDRGITEGIFRPGLDVGAAAAIVMQTLLGALRLHWLGAELNGTPIDAGQLYEFCMRALGADQGDTDSVPSSLSELFAQVGLRDAAHHEDAVEIPVSPSVVNTSGALQGGLIATLADVAGGQLGLRYLPAGAGLTTADLFVRYLRPIREGFARAVPRVLRAGRRSVVAQVDIFRSVDDELAATATVNFAVVERDGEEPR, from the coding sequence ATGGCCGCCCCAGACGAGGAAGTCGAAACCACCCGCGGCGACCGCTTCATCAAGACAGCGGTCGAGATCCTCGGTGAAACAGGGCGCACCGACTTCACCGTGCAAGAAGTCGTCGCGCGTGCCAAGACGTCGCTGCGCGCCTTCTACCAGCACTTCAGTAGCAAGGACGAATTGCTGCTCGCACTGTTCGACCGAACCATGGCACAAACGGCGCAGACCTGGCGCGCCGAAATTGCCGGAATGGACAGCTGCGCCGCGCTGAAGCTGGTGGTCGACCGCATCAGTGCGCAACCCGAGTCGAGCACCCAGGACAGCCTCAACCGGGCATTGACGCTGTACAACCAGCAGCTGGCCGAAACCCGGCCCCGCGACTACGCCCGAGTGGTGTCACCGCTGCACAACCTCATCCGCGACATCGTGGATCGCGGCATCACCGAAGGCATATTTCGACCCGGGCTGGACGTCGGAGCCGCTGCCGCGATCGTCATGCAGACCCTGTTGGGTGCGCTTCGGTTGCATTGGCTGGGCGCGGAATTGAACGGAACCCCGATCGACGCCGGCCAGCTCTACGAGTTCTGCATGCGGGCGCTCGGGGCTGATCAAGGCGACACCGACTCGGTGCCGTCGTCGCTGTCCGAGCTGTTCGCCCAGGTCGGTTTGCGGGATGCCGCTCACCACGAGGACGCCGTGGAGATACCGGTCAGCCCGTCGGTGGTCAACACCTCCGGTGCGTTGCAGGGCGGCCTGATCGCCACGCTGGCCGACGTGGCCGGAGGACAGCTCGGGCTCCGCTATCTGCCGGCGGGCGCCGGCCTGACCACCGCTGACCTCTTCGTCCGCTATCTGCGACCGATCCGGGAGGGGTTTGCTCGGGCGGTTCCCCGGGTGCTTCGGGCCGGCCGGCGCTCCGTCGTCGCGCAGGTCGACATCTTCCGCAGCGTCGACGACGAACTCGCCGCCACCGCCACTGTGAACTTCGCCGTTGTCGAACGCGACGGCGAGGAGCCGCGCTGA
- a CDS encoding aromatic ring-hydroxylating oxygenase subunit alpha yields the protein MTTTKNWTPLPVPWAVEVPDRIPKQRYYSAEFYALETQLFWPRVWQMACRLEEIPKPGDFVEYEILDQSIIVVRLDGDTVRAYHNACRHRGVKIVEGNGTRRTFVCPFHGWCWGLNGENTYLPRSEVFAEHNVCPDDLRLVPVRCELWGGCAWINLDDGAPTLRDCLEPFASIYDAWKVESLRTEWWQSCLLPVNWKVATAAFMEGYHVPQTHPQLLPTSGNGSSPTRNLIQTSLYFMRTLGEGMGGMTHENDIRIAEGLQNIELPADPSEAMAIWRSTLNDAVVAWHRARGCDMPDLNELDRRGITDAIGFCFPHYFLLPTYSSASSYRIRPLGPEQTLFEIWSLTRIPPDRVTGKPTPPKPMAPDDPRWPPIPAQDFSNLPRQQKGLHSKGFEYMRLSDKIEGLISNFERVIDGFLAGLPYETLVPAIQKTNTTIDVPVADLELQ from the coding sequence ATGACGACAACTAAGAATTGGACGCCGCTGCCGGTGCCGTGGGCGGTTGAGGTCCCGGATCGGATCCCCAAGCAGCGGTACTACAGCGCGGAGTTCTACGCGCTGGAAACCCAGCTGTTCTGGCCGCGGGTGTGGCAGATGGCGTGTCGGCTCGAGGAGATTCCGAAGCCGGGCGACTTCGTCGAGTACGAGATCCTCGACCAGTCGATTATCGTCGTGCGCCTCGACGGTGACACGGTGCGTGCCTACCACAACGCATGCCGCCATCGCGGAGTAAAGATAGTGGAAGGCAACGGAACACGGCGCACCTTTGTCTGCCCGTTCCACGGGTGGTGCTGGGGTCTCAACGGCGAAAACACCTATCTGCCGCGCTCGGAGGTATTCGCCGAGCACAACGTTTGCCCCGATGACCTGCGCCTGGTCCCGGTCAGATGCGAGCTGTGGGGCGGGTGCGCGTGGATCAACCTTGACGACGGTGCCCCCACACTGCGCGACTGCCTCGAACCGTTCGCCTCGATCTACGACGCCTGGAAGGTGGAGTCGCTGCGCACCGAGTGGTGGCAATCGTGTCTGCTCCCCGTGAATTGGAAAGTGGCGACGGCCGCATTCATGGAGGGCTATCACGTCCCGCAGACACATCCCCAACTGTTGCCCACCTCTGGCAACGGTTCGTCGCCGACACGCAACTTGATCCAGACCAGCCTGTACTTCATGCGCACCCTCGGTGAGGGCATGGGCGGCATGACACATGAAAACGACATCCGCATCGCCGAGGGGCTGCAGAACATCGAGCTGCCGGCCGACCCGAGTGAGGCGATGGCCATCTGGCGCAGCACACTCAACGACGCGGTCGTCGCTTGGCATCGGGCCCGGGGTTGCGACATGCCCGACCTCAATGAACTCGACCGGCGCGGCATCACCGACGCGATCGGGTTCTGCTTCCCGCACTATTTCCTCTTGCCCACCTACAGCAGCGCCTCGTCCTATCGGATCCGTCCGCTCGGGCCCGAGCAGACTCTGTTCGAGATCTGGTCGCTCACCCGTATCCCGCCGGACCGGGTGACCGGGAAGCCGACTCCGCCTAAGCCGATGGCTCCGGACGACCCGCGCTGGCCGCCGATTCCCGCGCAAGACTTCTCCAATCTGCCGCGACAACAAAAAGGCCTTCACTCCAAGGGCTTTGAGTACATGAGGCTGTCGGATAAGATCGAAGGGCTCATCTCAAACTTCGAACGCGTCATCGACGGATTTCTCGCCGGCCTGCCCTACGAGACGCTGGTGCCCGCGATCCAGAAGACCAATACCACGATCGACGTGCCAGTCGCCGACCTGGAGCTGCAATGA
- a CDS encoding FAD-binding protein produces the protein MTGRWDESVDLLIAGSGGGGMVAGLAALDSGLQPLIVEKQALIGGSTGLSGGMVWLPNNPLMRAEGIVDSHEDGLAYFDDVIGDIGAASSPARREMFLNAGFEMINFLCRKGVRFVRCPGWSDYYPNHRGGNESGRAVEGVPFDAAELQAWSAKVQPAMAKSYGRFVIKTNELRSVQYYNRTLPAFAVALRVFLRTKAARIRRRDMLTNGASLIGQMLKVLIDLSDGDPPIWTNAAMDDLIVEDGRVVGARIVRDGSAVNVQARHGVLLAAGGFSRNADMRRRYSGDQPNEAQWSIANAGDTGEVLQTAMRLGAKTDLLDEAWWLPSVFIADGGDAARALGSGRQRPGAIYVDGTGRRFCNESNSYVEVGKAMYANKAVPCWMVFDHGYVRRYVAGANPLKRRLPSQLIECGAVKRGDTIGELAGQIEIPADELGHTIERFNRFAAKGLDPDFGRGQSAYNDCLGDPGYRPNAAIGPLDRAPYYATKVYPADVGTCGGVITNEHAQVLDEQDRVIDGLYATGNITATVMGRTYLGAGGSIASTMVFGYVAARHAAGRRLAGEMSH, from the coding sequence ATGACCGGCCGCTGGGATGAATCCGTCGACCTGCTTATCGCGGGAAGCGGCGGGGGAGGAATGGTCGCCGGGCTGGCGGCGCTCGACTCCGGGCTGCAGCCGTTGATCGTGGAGAAGCAGGCACTGATCGGCGGCTCGACGGGACTTTCGGGTGGCATGGTCTGGCTGCCGAATAACCCGCTGATGCGGGCCGAGGGCATCGTGGATTCCCACGAGGACGGTCTTGCCTACTTCGACGACGTCATAGGAGACATCGGTGCGGCATCGTCACCGGCGCGCCGTGAGATGTTCCTCAATGCGGGCTTCGAAATGATCAATTTCCTTTGCCGCAAGGGCGTTCGCTTTGTCCGCTGTCCCGGATGGAGCGACTACTACCCGAACCATAGGGGTGGCAACGAGTCCGGTCGTGCCGTCGAAGGAGTTCCGTTCGATGCGGCCGAGCTCCAAGCCTGGAGTGCCAAGGTCCAGCCGGCGATGGCCAAGAGCTACGGGCGGTTCGTGATAAAGACCAACGAGTTGCGCTCCGTACAGTACTACAACCGAACGCTACCTGCCTTCGCTGTGGCACTGCGAGTGTTCTTGCGCACCAAGGCCGCTCGGATTCGCCGGCGCGACATGTTGACCAATGGCGCATCGCTGATCGGTCAGATGCTCAAGGTGCTGATCGACCTCAGCGACGGCGACCCTCCGATCTGGACAAACGCCGCGATGGACGACCTCATCGTCGAAGATGGTCGTGTCGTCGGAGCGCGAATCGTCCGCGACGGCTCAGCGGTGAACGTGCAGGCCCGGCATGGAGTCCTGCTTGCCGCCGGCGGCTTCAGCCGCAACGCGGACATGCGTCGCCGCTACAGTGGCGACCAGCCCAATGAGGCCCAGTGGTCGATCGCCAACGCCGGTGACACCGGTGAAGTGCTGCAGACGGCAATGCGCCTCGGCGCCAAGACTGATCTGCTGGACGAGGCCTGGTGGCTGCCATCGGTTTTCATTGCCGACGGAGGCGACGCGGCCAGGGCGCTCGGATCTGGGCGACAACGTCCGGGCGCGATCTACGTCGACGGGACCGGCCGACGATTCTGCAACGAGTCGAACTCCTACGTCGAGGTTGGCAAGGCGATGTACGCCAACAAGGCGGTGCCGTGCTGGATGGTCTTCGACCACGGGTACGTGCGGCGGTATGTGGCGGGCGCCAACCCGCTGAAGCGACGCCTGCCGTCGCAGCTGATAGAGTGTGGTGCGGTCAAACGGGGCGACACCATCGGTGAACTGGCCGGTCAAATAGAGATTCCCGCAGACGAATTGGGACACACTATCGAGCGCTTCAACCGGTTCGCGGCAAAGGGACTCGATCCCGACTTCGGCCGCGGGCAGTCGGCGTACAACGACTGCCTGGGCGATCCTGGGTATCGGCCGAACGCCGCGATCGGCCCGCTCGACCGGGCGCCGTACTACGCGACCAAGGTTTATCCAGCCGACGTCGGCACCTGCGGGGGAGTGATCACCAACGAACATGCCCAGGTTCTCGACGAGCAGGACCGGGTGATCGACGGGCTCTACGCGACCGGCAACATCACTGCCACAGTGATGGGCCGAACGTATCTGGGCGCCGGCGGCAGCATCGCGAGCACGATGGTGTTCGGCTACGTTGCCGCAAGGCACGCCGCCGGCCGCAGGCTCGCCGGCGAGATGAGCCATTGA
- a CDS encoding enoyl-CoA hydratase-related protein has product MEQRDLNAVIYQHDPPIARIILNRPDKANTKDSTLVREVDECLHDADRDGEIKVVILKANGNGFCGGHVARWGPDENPYPEFGSTFEELYKGTADLFLWPTLYLWEFPKPTISQIHGYCMGGGIYLGLLTDFCVASEDAYFQMPLAQSLGEPGGHTMIEPWLMMNWHRVMDWLLLAPTLSAQQALEWGLLNKVVPRDELEDTVEEMARRIAQIPLTTLMAVKNNVKRAWELMGMRVHLQVSHILTNMVGAASDVQARRAELLQSGLKPRDFVDRGDAP; this is encoded by the coding sequence ATGGAGCAGCGCGACCTCAACGCGGTCATCTACCAACACGATCCGCCGATTGCGCGGATCATCCTCAACCGGCCTGACAAGGCCAACACCAAGGACTCAACGCTGGTGCGGGAAGTCGACGAGTGTCTGCACGACGCCGACCGCGACGGCGAGATCAAAGTCGTAATCCTCAAGGCCAATGGCAACGGCTTCTGCGGCGGGCATGTAGCCCGCTGGGGCCCCGACGAGAACCCGTACCCGGAGTTCGGCAGCACCTTCGAGGAGCTCTACAAGGGCACCGCTGACCTGTTTTTGTGGCCGACGTTGTATCTATGGGAGTTCCCCAAGCCGACGATCTCCCAAATCCACGGCTACTGCATGGGCGGCGGCATCTACCTCGGATTGCTGACCGACTTCTGCGTCGCGTCCGAGGACGCGTATTTCCAGATGCCGCTTGCCCAAAGCCTCGGCGAGCCGGGCGGCCACACGATGATCGAGCCGTGGCTGATGATGAACTGGCATCGGGTCATGGACTGGCTTTTGTTGGCGCCCACGCTGTCAGCTCAGCAAGCGCTGGAGTGGGGCCTGCTCAACAAGGTGGTGCCGCGCGACGAGCTTGAGGACACCGTCGAGGAGATGGCGCGCCGGATCGCTCAGATTCCGTTGACGACGTTGATGGCGGTGAAGAACAACGTGAAGCGGGCCTGGGAACTGATGGGGATGCGCGTGCACTTGCAAGTCAGCCACATCTTGACCAACATGGTCGGTGCGGCATCGGATGTGCAGGCGCGTCGGGCCGAGCTGCTGCAGTCAGGTTTGAAGCCACGCGATTTCGTCGACCGGGGCGACGCTCCTTAG
- a CDS encoding acyl-CoA dehydrogenase family protein has product MTTMDYDLGADAGELRKRLRHLIATHIPEGFLGACTDDPQDLATTESFCKLLASEGLLALAWPKEHGGGGGSIWQQTVLREEMWAHHEPRGAQYMGINWVGPAVMRYGTDEQKARHLSAIAAGEVIWCQGFSEPEAGTDLASLRTRAVPDGDGWRITGQKVWTSYAQMASWCVLAACTDPDAAKSRRLTLFLVPMDRPGITVRPIRSMLGPHHLNEMFLDDVQAFPGDVLGEVGDGWRVMREALAFERVGIARYARCESLLARMRIELGDDWDALPETLRSRWVKALVDLRVARLLAYRAVSLQDDPSAGAAASAARIATTTCDQQVAELLFDVLGPVALDSGYSAPLHGAVEDHWRYAQAATVASGTIEVQKMLVARDVLGAHR; this is encoded by the coding sequence ATGACGACGATGGACTACGACCTCGGGGCCGACGCCGGCGAACTCCGAAAGCGCTTGCGGCACCTGATCGCCACCCACATTCCCGAAGGCTTCCTTGGCGCCTGCACCGACGACCCGCAAGACCTAGCCACCACCGAGTCCTTCTGCAAACTCCTGGCGTCCGAAGGCCTGCTTGCTCTGGCCTGGCCGAAAGAGCACGGCGGCGGTGGAGGCTCCATCTGGCAGCAGACCGTGCTGCGCGAAGAAATGTGGGCCCACCATGAACCCCGCGGGGCGCAGTACATGGGAATCAACTGGGTCGGGCCCGCGGTCATGCGTTACGGCACCGACGAGCAGAAGGCCCGCCACCTGTCGGCGATCGCTGCCGGCGAAGTGATTTGGTGCCAAGGGTTTTCCGAACCGGAAGCCGGAACCGATCTCGCATCGCTGCGCACCCGTGCGGTGCCCGACGGTGACGGTTGGCGCATCACTGGTCAAAAGGTGTGGACGTCGTATGCGCAGATGGCTTCGTGGTGTGTGCTGGCCGCGTGCACCGACCCCGACGCGGCGAAGTCGCGGCGGCTCACGCTTTTTCTCGTTCCCATGGACCGGCCCGGCATCACGGTCCGACCGATCCGATCGATGCTGGGTCCGCATCACCTCAACGAGATGTTCCTCGACGACGTGCAGGCGTTTCCCGGCGACGTCCTCGGCGAGGTGGGCGACGGCTGGCGGGTGATGCGGGAAGCGCTGGCGTTCGAGCGCGTCGGCATTGCCCGGTACGCGCGATGTGAGTCACTGCTGGCCCGGATGCGCATCGAACTGGGCGACGACTGGGACGCCTTACCCGAAACACTGCGCAGCCGCTGGGTGAAGGCCTTGGTAGACCTGCGGGTTGCCCGGCTGCTGGCCTACCGAGCGGTGTCGCTGCAGGACGACCCGTCGGCGGGCGCGGCAGCCAGCGCGGCCCGCATCGCGACCACCACCTGCGACCAGCAGGTCGCCGAGTTGCTGTTCGATGTGCTAGGTCCGGTTGCGCTAGACAGCGGCTACTCGGCACCGCTGCACGGGGCGGTCGAAGACCACTGGCGCTACGCGCAAGCCGCCACCGTGGCGTCGGGAACCATCGAAGTGCAGAAAATGCTGGTGGCACGCGACGTCTTGGGGGCGCACCGGTGA
- a CDS encoding acyl-CoA dehydrogenase family protein encodes MNTALPEDISEFATVAAKRLARLGGPQAALLAESDDDVRRQARRALLDLGAFELDVRSSADDLLAAAVLCRAAGANALPYPLVEELLSIDGARLALVNPTAPRIDHGDLPGDWIAADLDGNRYRPQMSSRTNAKLGPFLVPAILSAPDGTIPPGDIDIHLMLGSWRILGAVQRSLQIVTEHVNSRIQFGKPLADFQAVRFAVADAAVAVRGLEELAKYTVWRSESTAPQSYSADTLVLRLKAVETARQVLRTSHQLLGALGFCDESDVSVIDRHTQPLIRLPASAEELALRLIPGVRDGELETLFSQSVTTA; translated from the coding sequence GTGAATACCGCTCTACCAGAAGACATTTCCGAGTTCGCCACCGTCGCGGCCAAGCGGTTGGCCCGACTCGGCGGACCGCAGGCGGCCTTGCTGGCCGAGAGCGACGACGATGTCCGCCGGCAGGCTCGGCGCGCGCTGCTCGACCTCGGCGCGTTCGAGCTCGATGTCCGCTCGTCAGCGGACGATCTACTCGCCGCCGCGGTGCTGTGCCGGGCCGCCGGTGCCAACGCACTCCCCTATCCGCTTGTCGAGGAGCTGCTTTCGATCGATGGCGCCCGGCTGGCTCTGGTCAATCCCACCGCACCCCGCATCGACCACGGAGACCTACCGGGCGACTGGATCGCCGCCGACCTCGACGGCAATCGGTACCGCCCACAGATGTCATCCCGGACGAACGCCAAGCTGGGGCCGTTTCTGGTGCCGGCCATCCTGAGTGCACCCGACGGGACGATCCCGCCCGGCGACATCGATATCCACCTGATGCTGGGCTCGTGGCGGATTCTGGGCGCGGTGCAGCGGTCACTGCAGATCGTCACCGAGCACGTCAACAGCCGCATACAGTTCGGCAAGCCGCTGGCGGACTTCCAGGCCGTCCGGTTCGCCGTCGCCGACGCGGCAGTCGCGGTACGTGGGCTCGAAGAACTCGCCAAGTACACGGTGTGGCGATCGGAATCCACAGCGCCACAATCCTATTCGGCCGATACGCTGGTTCTCCGACTCAAAGCCGTCGAAACCGCCCGTCAAGTTTTGCGAACATCGCACCAATTGCTCGGCGCACTGGGTTTCTGCGACGAGTCGGACGTCAGCGTCATCGACCGACACACCCAGCCACTGATCCGGCTGCCCGCCAGCGCCGAGGAGCTCGCCTTACGCCTGATACCGGGCGTGCGCGACGGAGAACTGGAAACACTGTTCAGCCAATCGGTGACCACGGCATGA